Genomic DNA from Paucilactobacillus hokkaidonensis JCM 18461:
GTTGACCTATCAACCGGCTAGTTGGTTGACGGGAAAAATTGTTGAAGAGCAGGATGGATTTAATGCTCATATTATCGTGAACATTTTGTGCACTGTGATGATGATGTCTGTGATTTTAACGGTTGTTGGCACATGGATTGGGCAGCAGCAAGTGAGTTTAGAATCAATTTCGCATTTCTTTTATCGGTGGCCACGAAATTTTGCAATTTCATTAGGCGTAGAAATGTTAATCGCACAACCAATTGCGCGTCAAATCCTATTTATACTTCATTCTCATCAAGAAACTGAAAAAACCACCAATTAAAGCAAAAAAACAATTGGCAACATCAATGGCGTACTGTATACTATTAACTATTGGTTATTAGATACCTTGGTCCGTTGGTCTAGCTGGTTAGGACGCCTGCCTGTCACGCAGGAGATCACGAGTTCGAGTCTCGTACGGACCGTAAAAAAAAGCGTGAGCTGCCACGATTTGACTCCGTGGTATAAGAGAAGAACCCCAATTACTTTCGATCTGTGAAAGTGGTTGGGGTTCTTCTCTTATACGATAGGAGTCAGTGGCAGCGAACGCGTTTCTGCAATAAAGATAGACCGTGATCCCAATTACTTTCGATCTGTGAAAGTGGTTGGGGATCTTCTCTTATACGATAGGAGTCAGTGGCAGCGAACGCGTTTCTGCAATAAAGATAGACCGTGATCCCAATTACTTTCGATTTATGAAAGTGGTTGGTGATCTTCTCTTATACGATAGGAGCCAGTGGCAGCGAACGCGTTTCTGCAATAAAGATAGACCGTGATCTCAATTACTTTCGCTTTATGAAAGTAGTTGGGATTCTTCTCTTATACGATAGGAGTCAGTGGCAGCGAACGCATATCCGCAATTAAAAAGGAACGTGTATTATCCTAGATTAGTTCTTTAACTGTACCGTAACCGTCCGAGTAGGCCGACTAGTATCAGTAGGATGAATTGAAACTTTAATCGGATTATCAACGCCAGTATAGCGGTAGCTTAACTCAAAATCTTCAGTCTTATTAGGTAGGATGCTGTCATTATAATCATCATCTTGTTCTGTAATGCTAAGCTCTTTGCCATTTTGAGAAACGGTAACTTTACCAATATCATCAAAAACTGTTGCGTGATCACTAGCATTTTTCCAATTAATTTCTAACTCTAACACCCCATCTTCGGCCTCAGCTTTGATTTGATCAATGGAAAATTGATCAAATTTCCAGCTATTGGTAAGTAATCTGGTACTATCCTCTGCGTCTAGTTGAACCGTTTTGGTAGTCGCGGATGAAGACGAAGATGATGAATTACTTTTAGCAGAACTACTGTTAGAAGAGGAGTCGGATTTGTTATTAGACTGACTTGAACAGCCAGTTAGTACAATAACGGCACTGGCGGTTAGTAATAGCAGAAATATTTTTTTCATTGTTGGTAATCCTTTCTAATATGAAATGAGTTGGGGTTACAACTCCAGCATACCGGGATTATCGAAGACAAGTCAAGCTTAATGATTATGATGAATATAGACAAACAAGAATGGTACAATTAAGAAAATAATTAATAGTAAGGTGAATAACATGGAAAAGAAAACATTAGCAGATTATGAAGTTGATATTCCCAAAGTAGCACAACTACTAGAGGACGATGAAAAGTTAGTCGTTTTTTTTACAAATTTAACGCCTGGTTATCAACGTGAGTGGGCTCGTTTCACTTTTGGAGCTAAAGCACCAGCCACCAAACAACGGCATATTGAACAGATGAAAGAAGTTTTTAATGCCGGTTTTAAGTCCAAACGGGCGTATGATCAACGAGAAAAATAATGAAACTAAAAAAGTAGTCCGAAGTCATTTTGGGCTACTTTTAAATTTAATACCAAGCTGGTTTGTTACCATCAGTATTAGGCTTGTTAACACCTAGAGAACTTTTGATTTCTGTTGTTGGTTTTTGGATTAATCGACTAACTAGCACACCAATACTCTTGCGAGAGACCTCAGTTCCTTTGAACGGTTCGCCCTTTTGAGTTAGTTCGTAGTCAACTTCATCGTTATTTGATAGCCAGGCAGGACGAATGATGGTGTAGTCGAGGTCAGACGTTTCAAGTACTTTTGCGGCAGCACCGTAAGTCTGTAGATAACCACCGTCAAGCATTGAATGGTTCCATTTACCAAATTCGCCGGGAACTTCATCATAAATCCCTAAGGTTGAAATCCAAATTAATCGCTTAACTTGTTGTTTATCCATTGTAGCTACAATGGATTTAGCCTGTTGTTCAATATTTGAACCGGCTAAATTGGCATATACGATATCAATGTTTTTTAAAGCTTTTTCTAACGTTGGTTGGTCAGTTGTATCGCCTTCAATAACTGATTCTCGATCGGCATTAATAACTTGAAGGCGGTTAGCACGCCGCAGATAATCTGTTATCTTTACGTCACTATTATCTAGTAGATCCTGTCGTGCAAACTTAGCAATGTGACCAGCCGCTCCTAAAACTAAAACATTCGTCATTTTAAAATCTTCCTTTCATTTGTCTTTTCAACTGTAACTATAATACTGACAATTAAATATTGCAAATATAAACATCTACTGAAGAAATTTATTTAGACGGTTTAAAAATAATACTTGGCACCAACGATTTGATTTGCTACGCTTAAAAGAATAGAGGCGGCTAAATAATGAAAAATACGTGGATCAATCAAACAAAACAAACAACAACGATTAAACGATTCTTGCAACGCCAAGGAGTAGGGCATCGTTTAATTAGTGATGTTAAACATGGGCAGGGGAACTTTTTGCTTAATGGAGCTTTGGCTGAATCATCCACGTCTATCCAAGAAAATGACAAGATTACTTTGGAATTACAACCAGAACCTGAAGATCTAACCGTTGAAACCAGTAATTTACCAGTGGACGTAGTTTATGAAGATACTAACTGGCTGATAGTGAACAAGCCGGCTGGATTAACGTCCATCCCAGGTCCCACTAATCAAACAGATACGTTATTAAATCGAGTTAAAGGTTATTTGAAACAACAAGATGCAGAGGATTTACGACCACACTTAATTTTACGATTAGATCGGTTTACATCTGGGATTGTATTGATTGCTAAACATCGGTTAGCACAGAGTATGATTTCAGTACAGGTTGAGCAACATTTAATGGAGAAAATATATATTGCTATTATCACCGGACAATTAAAACAACAACATGGAATCATTGATCAACCGATTGGACGGGTAGTCGATTCTCCCAAACGTGCTGTGATGGAAAACGGACAAGTTGCCAAGACTGAATTTTGGGTTCAACAAACATCAGCAAGTTGGACGATGTTAAAGGTACAGCTCCATACTGGCAGAACTCATCAAATTCGGGTCCATTTTACTCATTTAGGGCATCCATTACTAGGCGATGAACTATATGGCGGGCCCCAAGATTTAATTAAACGACAGGCCTTGCACGCGGTAAGTTTGAAATTTATGGATCCCTTTACTAGTCAAATCATAAAAATAAAAGTGCCGTTACCTGATGATATGGTACAAATTACGGCATTGGAATAATATTGTTAAAACGAGGTAGAATCGAATGAAGAATTTTATTTTTGATGTGGATGGCACTTTAATTGATACAAGAGAAATGTATGTGCCAGCGTTACAACAGACGCTAGAAAATCATGGTTATGCTCCAACTGAAGATGAATTAAACCATTCGTTTGGAATTAGTGGGGATGATGCACTAAAACTAATTGGAGTTACGGATGATGATTTACGACATACTATTTTTGATGAATGGGCACAGTTGTCTGCTAAAAATATTGATCGGGTATCTGTGTATGCAGGTATTGAAGAAGTATTGATGAAACTTAAGACATACGAACAAGTTAAGTTAGTAGTAGCAACGTCGAAAACCACACAGGATTATGAGGAAGGATTTAAATTTCGCTATAAAATTGGCCAGCTATTTGATGCATACGTGACTGCAGACGACACGGTTGCACATAAACCAAATCCAGCACCAATCCTAGCTGGAATGGCTAAGGTTGATGTTGGAGTGAATAATTCTATTTACATTGGTGATACAGTGCATGATTTGAAGGCCGCACGAGCAGCAAAAATAAAATTTGGTGCTGCAATGTGGGGAACAACGCAAGCTGATAAACTAGTGGATGCTGATTATTTGCTTAATGAACCATCTGACTTGTTAAAATTAGTATAGTAGATCAAAAAAGAGCCGCAACTGTGACTCTTTTTTTGGTTACATAAATAACCGTAAAACAGCCATGGAGATAATACCAACCACAACGATGATTAGTAAGCTCTTTGTAACGATGGCTGTAATAATTGTAGGAATTGCAGCACCTAAGTTAAGCCAATCAACCGTTGGCCAATTACCAATTTTAAAAATAAGGATATTTTGTACAACTAATGCAGTCATGATAGCGACAGGGACAAATGATAGCAGTTTAATTAGTCCACGCGGTAATGCGAAATTTTTTACTAGCACAAATGGCACCACACGGGATAACCAAGTAACTAAGCCACAACCGAGAATGGTTAGTAAAATGTATTTATTAATGTCCATTTTCCACCGCCATTCCACCAAGACAACCGATAAGAGTTGCACTTAATAGCGCTATTTCAGGATTTAAAAAGCGACCTAAAACAAACAAAGAAACGGTCACAATTAAAACAACCTCTAATTGAACTCTTAATTTACGCCGCCGATCACCAATCATTTGCAGATATAATAGGCCAATAAACATGGCTATAACGGCAAAGTCAAGTCCAAAAGCCTTAGGATCTGCAACCAGTTTGCCGGCCAGTGCACCTAACACGCAGGCTAACCACCAAACTAAATAAGCAATCACGTTAGCCGTATTAAACCAGGCTGGTGTAAGTTTTCCTTTTGTAACTGATGCTTTATTCATACCAAGCGCAAAGGTTTCGTCGGTTAGCAGAGTTCCAATTTCAATGTTTTTAAGTAAAGAGTCACGCTTAAAATATTGCGCCATCGAAGTGCTCATTAAGATCATGCGAGAGTTTATCAAAAAGGTAGATAAAATGATTGCTGAAATCGGACTGGCCGTTAGCATCATTGAAGTGATAGCAAATTGAGCTGAACCGGCGTAAACAATTAAGCATAATAGGGAGATTGTTAGGATGCTTAGATGCGCGGTTTGTGCAACTACCCCATATGCAATTCCCACACCAATATAACCAAATAAGGTGGGAATGATATCTTTTACTGCCGTTTTAATTGTTAGATCATCATCCACGTAAACCACCCCTTTTCATAAAGTAATAATAAGAATTTTAACATAAATCTAATTGTAATTTAATCTTAAATCCAAAAAAAATAGAACTCCGATTAAGAGTTCTATGATTTAACTAGTTACTTTAATTCTGCAACAGCTTGTTTCAAAGCATTGGATTCAAACTCTAGTTGTGCTTGTTTTACAATCTGTGCTTGTTCAGTAGCTGTCATTTGTGGATTCTTTGCCATTGCCGCAGCAACTTTTGCTTCCACATATTGTTTTCCTTGAGTCGCCATCGCTGTTTTAGCTTGTGTGCTGCCCATTTCTTTTTTCAGACCAGCAGCTTGCGTAGTAGTGATTTTAACCCATGTCTTAGGATATGTGAATGTATTTGTACGATGAATCAAAGTGTGACCCATACCAGACCACATATACAAGTTCTTATAAAACGAATTCTTATATTCCCATCGTGTTTCAACAGTGGTCATCTTGGCAGTCGCTTTATTAGTCCATTTAACCTTATTATGGGTATATTGATTGGCTTGTGTATGGTTTGGAGTCTTTTGTGAAGGCTTGCTATTATAAATGTAAACATCATTCTTACCAGACGTACCAACTGGTTTGTATAAGGCTAATGGCATTGATTCAGAGTTAGAAGCTGAATATATCGTCTGTGTAGAGGTTGTTTCTACCTTCTCCATGCCGAAATGATCTTTAGAGTTACCAATCATCAAGCCGATTGATCCAGCTAAAACAATTCCAGAAAGTACAATTGTTGTAATACGAGTGACAGGCTTGAAAGTAAACATAGATGCTAAGAAAAACGAAATGGCACCAATTACTAGTAAAATTACGACCATTAGTTAGCACCTCCCTTTACTGATTCAACCCGTGCAATTTTTTTACCATTTGCATTCTTTTCACCTAAGAAAAATGCGATGAAAAGCCCAATAAAGCAAAAACCAATTGCAATCCAAAAAGCTGAATGGTAACCGCTCATGGTTGCATTAAATGCTTGAAGCTTGTAAGCAAACGGAGTCTCTTTTAATAAATGTTTACCAGGCATATTGTTGTTAGTAACGTTAGTTAATACTGAAATCAAGATGGCTGTTCCGACAGAACTAGCAATTTGACGAACAGTATTATTAACTGCAGTTCCGTGAGAAATCATGCTGACAGGTAATGCATTCATACCAGAGGTTGTGGTAGGCATCATAACCATTGAGATACCAAACATCCGAACGGCATACAAGAACACAATATAAATAACTGGGGTAGTTTGGGTAATCATAACAAATGGTAAAGTACCAATTGTTAATAGGAACATACCGCAAATAGCTAAACGCTTAGCGCCATATCTATCGAATAGGTTACCAGTAATAGGACTCATAACAGCCATCATTAGAGCACCTGGTAGTAAAGTTAAACCAGAATCAAGTGCAGACATGCCATGAATGATTTGTAAGTACAAGGGCACGACCATTTCAACACCAACCATTGCCACCATGACAATAGTGCTTAATGCAGTACTGATCGCAAATTCGGGAGTTTTGAAAACTCTAAGTTCAAGAAATGGATGGTTGAGATGTAATTGGCGAAGTCCAAAGACAATGACTAGAACAACCCCAATAGCGATGGTTGACATAACTACAGGATCTGTCCAGCCATCATTTCCGACGGATGAGAAGCCATAAAGCATACTACCAAATCCGAGAGTTGAGAGTATTACGGACCAAACATCAAGTTTAGGATGACCAGTTTCAATAACGTTTTTCATAAAGAAGAAACTTCCAATAATAACAAGTGCCATAATTGGAACGATCATTCCAAATAAATCACGCCAGCTGTAAGTATCAATAATCCAACCAGAAAGTGAAGGTCCAAGAGCTGGAGCTACTCCAACAACAATTCCGGCCATACCCATGGCAGCACCACGTTTGTTAGCTGGGAAAATAGTTAACATAATAGTTTGCAATAATGGCATTGCAACACCAACACCAACGGCCTGGACTAAACGGCCGGCTAATAAAACGGCAAAACTAGGAGCAGTCCATGCCAGGATCGTCCCAATTTCAAAAATAACCATGGCAACAATATATAACCATTTAGTTGGGATTCGGTTACTGAGATAGGCACTAACGGGGATCATAATTCCGTTAACCATCATAAATCCAGTTGTAAGCCATTGGACGGTGGCTGTGGAAATGTTGAAAGCTTTCATTAACGTTGGGAAAGCCGTCGTTAAAATAGTTTGGTTCAAAACTGTACAGAAAACACCTATTAATAGAAGAACAATTAATAATGTTCTGTTATAGGGTTTACCGTTGACATCTACAGCTTTATTCAATATAAAAACCTCTTTTCTTCATAATTAAAATTGCATGCCTAGTAATATAACGCTTCTTTTTTTGATTGTCAAATGACTTGACAAAGTAATTAAAAAATATATACTGAATCGAGAAAATGTGAAAACGCTTTGACAAAATAGGTTGGCATAAAAATACATATGTAATAGAGGGGAAGTTAAAACGTGGAACAAATACCTGAAGATCTTAAAGGGCTGTTAGGCAAGCCAGAACTACAGTTAGGAATTGGTGATTTATCACATGTTACTGGGGTATCACAGAGCCAATTACGCTATTGGGAATCAAAAAAATATATTCAATCAATTAAAACTAGTGAAAGTAAAAATCGAAAATATTCTTTGAAGATTCTTGGTGAAGTTTGTTTAATTAAAGATTATCTAGATGAAGGATTTACATTACCGGCGGCTGTTAAAAAAGCTGAAAAAAGAAAAGAAGTCATGAGCTTTATGCGAAAGGTGATTATTGACCGTTTTGATTCACTAACACAAGTTGATGGTAAACCGGCAATTAATTTGGGACCCGTTGAAGGACAAAACAGCAAAAATATTTTTGCTGTTTTGATTGACCAAGAAATTATTCTACGCCTTTTACCAGCGAAATAGCTACCAAAAAGTTAAAACATATGCTAATCTAACGTTGAAGGCTTTAAGTATCGGGACTGAAAATTCCCGCGTACCACATTTAGTTTACGTTGTAATGAAGTGTTGTACTAAAATTAAAATTAATTTAAGCCAGCGCCCTGAGCGCTTGATTATTAATTCAATAGAGTTAATAAAAAATCGATCTAGATTGCAACCAATTGTTGAACTTCAAATTTTGGATTTCGATTAACCCGATCGCCTTCGTTTGCCCAAGCAGCGGGACTTGGGCTTTTTGTTTGGATTCTTTTATATGTTCATTTTTACTGGCGACGTGTTCGTAATCCCTAGCCATCTAACCGGCCTCGCTCACACTTTTAATGAATGTGTGCTAGGATAACCATTGTAACTTAGTTAGTGATACCAGTTTTAAATAGTACCACCCGGCAATCAAAGGAGCAGGAATAATGAACAACGAGTTAGTTAAGATCGATGATCTAAGCTTGCCACTTCAACAAAAGGCAGTTCAGGAGTTTGCTAAATTTTATATCAGATTATTTAAGCATGAGAATCTTGAAATTGTTGCTAATATTAGTAGCAATTTTGTAGTTGATATTAATGATGTAATTAATCGAAATCGTCATTTAAATACAGAGGATTTAATCGAAAGAAGCAGTGCAGCCTCGTTTAAGCAGTATCTTAAGATACTTGAAAAAATTGATCAAAGTTACTATGATACGGGTAATGTCCAAATCTCATGGAGTGATTGGGAAGCTGAACAACAAAATAAATTAGCAACAGCTTAATAGTTTTAGAGAAAGAATTACCAAACAAGGTAGTTCTTTTTTTACTGTTAACTGCATTATGTGGTACAATAATCTAGACTTAATCATCGCGCGGATAAATAGAAAAACTAAATGCTTTCGAATGTTAAATATAATGGCTCTTTAGTGCTTTAGTGTGGGGCTAATTTGTTTTTGGTTCTCATAGGTCCAAAGAATAATTTATGTACTCCAATACTAAATGTTTCTATTTTCTAAAATTAGCCCAAACTAGTTTTAATTGTTTAAGCTCAAAATACATATTTTTAAATTAAAGGAAAGAAAAGGTAGTTATGCGAAAATTAAAAATTAATAATAACGAAGTCGCTTTTTACGCTATTGGTGGATTAGGCGAAATTGGTAAGAACATGTACTGTGTCCAATTTCAAGATGAAATTATTGTCATTGATTGTGGGGTATTATTCCCTGAAGATGAACTACTTGGAGTCGATTATGTCATCCAAGATTATTCTTACCTTGTTGAGAATCAAGAAAAGATCAAGGCAATTGTCATTACCCACGGTCACGAAGATCATATTGGTGGGTTACCATTTTTCTTGCAACAAGTAAACGCACCCATCTATTCAGGCCCATTTGCGCTGTCTTTGATTCGTGGAAAATTAGAAGAAAAACATCTATTGCGGACTGCTGATCTAAATGAAGTTGATGATGACTCTGTTTTGAAGTTCAAGAAGATGTCTGTCACTTTCTTCCGGACAACGCATTCAATTCCTGATACTTTAGGGATTGCTGTCCACACACCGCAAGGAACAATTGTTCAAACTGGTGATTTTAAATTTGATTTGACCCCAGTTGGTGGACTTCCAGGTCCTAACCTGCAAAAGATGGCCAAATTAGGTGATGAGGGTGTTTTATTATTAACGTCTGATAGTACGAATGCGGAACGCCCAGAGTTTACAAAGTCAGAACAATGGGTCGATATCCATATTCGACGAGTA
This window encodes:
- a CDS encoding lipoprotein, translated to MKKIFLLLLTASAVIVLTGCSSQSNNKSDSSSNSSSAKSNSSSSSSSATTKTVQLDAEDSTRLLTNSWKFDQFSIDQIKAEAEDGVLELEINWKNASDHATVFDDIGKVTVSQNGKELSITEQDDDYNDSILPNKTEDFELSYRYTGVDNPIKVSIHPTDTSRPTRTVTVQLKN
- a CDS encoding YdeI/OmpD-associated family protein, translated to MEKKTLADYEVDIPKVAQLLEDDEKLVVFFTNLTPGYQREWARFTFGAKAPATKQRHIEQMKEVFNAGFKSKRAYDQREK
- a CDS encoding NAD(P)H-binding protein — encoded protein: MTNVLVLGAAGHIAKFARQDLLDNSDVKITDYLRRANRLQVINADRESVIEGDTTDQPTLEKALKNIDIVYANLAGSNIEQQAKSIVATMDKQQVKRLIWISTLGIYDEVPGEFGKWNHSMLDGGYLQTYGAAAKVLETSDLDYTIIRPAWLSNNDEVDYELTQKGEPFKGTEVSRKSIGVLVSRLIQKPTTEIKSSLGVNKPNTDGNKPAWY
- a CDS encoding RluA family pseudouridine synthase, whose amino-acid sequence is MKNTWINQTKQTTTIKRFLQRQGVGHRLISDVKHGQGNFLLNGALAESSTSIQENDKITLELQPEPEDLTVETSNLPVDVVYEDTNWLIVNKPAGLTSIPGPTNQTDTLLNRVKGYLKQQDAEDLRPHLILRLDRFTSGIVLIAKHRLAQSMISVQVEQHLMEKIYIAIITGQLKQQHGIIDQPIGRVVDSPKRAVMENGQVAKTEFWVQQTSASWTMLKVQLHTGRTHQIRVHFTHLGHPLLGDELYGGPQDLIKRQALHAVSLKFMDPFTSQIIKIKVPLPDDMVQITALE
- a CDS encoding HAD family hydrolase; this encodes MKNFIFDVDGTLIDTREMYVPALQQTLENHGYAPTEDELNHSFGISGDDALKLIGVTDDDLRHTIFDEWAQLSAKNIDRVSVYAGIEEVLMKLKTYEQVKLVVATSKTTQDYEEGFKFRYKIGQLFDAYVTADDTVAHKPNPAPILAGMAKVDVGVNNSIYIGDTVHDLKAARAAKIKFGAAMWGTTQADKLVDADYLLNEPSDLLKLV
- a CDS encoding AzlD domain-containing protein, which encodes MDINKYILLTILGCGLVTWLSRVVPFVLVKNFALPRGLIKLLSFVPVAIMTALVVQNILIFKIGNWPTVDWLNLGAAIPTIITAIVTKSLLIIVVVGIISMAVLRLFM
- a CDS encoding AzlC family ABC transporter permease, whose product is MDDDLTIKTAVKDIIPTLFGYIGVGIAYGVVAQTAHLSILTISLLCLIVYAGSAQFAITSMMLTASPISAIILSTFLINSRMILMSTSMAQYFKRDSLLKNIEIGTLLTDETFALGMNKASVTKGKLTPAWFNTANVIAYLVWWLACVLGALAGKLVADPKAFGLDFAVIAMFIGLLYLQMIGDRRRKLRVQLEVVLIVTVSLFVLGRFLNPEIALLSATLIGCLGGMAVENGH
- a CDS encoding DUF4811 domain-containing protein produces the protein MVVILLVIGAISFFLASMFTFKPVTRITTIVLSGIVLAGSIGLMIGNSKDHFGMEKVETTSTQTIYSASNSESMPLALYKPVGTSGKNDVYIYNSKPSQKTPNHTQANQYTHNKVKWTNKATAKMTTVETRWEYKNSFYKNLYMWSGMGHTLIHRTNTFTYPKTWVKITTTQAAGLKKEMGSTQAKTAMATQGKQYVEAKVAAAMAKNPQMTATEQAQIVKQAQLEFESNALKQAVAELK
- a CDS encoding MDR family MFS transporter, with protein sequence MNKAVDVNGKPYNRTLLIVLLLIGVFCTVLNQTILTTAFPTLMKAFNISTATVQWLTTGFMMVNGIMIPVSAYLSNRIPTKWLYIVAMVIFEIGTILAWTAPSFAVLLAGRLVQAVGVGVAMPLLQTIMLTIFPANKRGAAMGMAGIVVGVAPALGPSLSGWIIDTYSWRDLFGMIVPIMALVIIGSFFFMKNVIETGHPKLDVWSVILSTLGFGSMLYGFSSVGNDGWTDPVVMSTIAIGVVLVIVFGLRQLHLNHPFLELRVFKTPEFAISTALSTIVMVAMVGVEMVVPLYLQIIHGMSALDSGLTLLPGALMMAVMSPITGNLFDRYGAKRLAICGMFLLTIGTLPFVMITQTTPVIYIVFLYAVRMFGISMVMMPTTTSGMNALPVSMISHGTAVNNTVRQIASSVGTAILISVLTNVTNNNMPGKHLLKETPFAYKLQAFNATMSGYHSAFWIAIGFCFIGLFIAFFLGEKNANGKKIARVESVKGGAN
- a CDS encoding MerR family transcriptional regulator, which produces MEQIPEDLKGLLGKPELQLGIGDLSHVTGVSQSQLRYWESKKYIQSIKTSESKNRKYSLKILGEVCLIKDYLDEGFTLPAAVKKAEKRKEVMSFMRKVIIDRFDSLTQVDGKPAINLGPVEGQNSKNIFAVLIDQEIILRLLPAK